In a single window of the Arachis hypogaea cultivar Tifrunner chromosome 6, arahy.Tifrunner.gnm2.J5K5, whole genome shotgun sequence genome:
- the LOC112756046 gene encoding uncharacterized protein, producing MFIISKFRDDPFLFMTSNFDRWEKDPFFEAAEEVQESADRLESAYRTWIRSTKDDSSVWNSDELRRDLNTALGTAKWQLDEFNRAVKSSYSRSSIEDTRNRHRDFVAAIDEKITKVEYSLYESDQSGGEAPRPWAHLDEGEQDELALFLSGMPATGNPRLVDTNSVSNCSKNAHALSGLGEAKEDRLNAHRRAASASADIGSWKIAVSDDAQQWSSSSGSSGPMPKVASLSAFLSSMGSVPVLKWPRNGYRKLNHKEPDNALLPMTELKKGNKASFEKSQSCLESSDESYDKQLYGWYGAIQRQIRRSQYQMRYSQPVRITVSIVVLLCLIVLIAIRAM from the exons ATGTTCATAATTTCTAAATTTCGAGACGACCCATTTCTATTCATGACGTCCAATTTTGACCGGTGGGAGAAAGATCCTTTCTTTGAAGCTGCCGAAGAAGTTCAGGAATCTGCAGACAG GTTGGAATCTGCATATAGGACATGGATTCGTTCCACAAAAGATGATTCCAGCGTGTGGAACTCTGATGAGCTTCGTAGAGATCTAAATACTGCTCTTGGCACTGCTAAATGGCAG TTAGATGAATTCAATCGGGCAGTTAAGTCGAGCTATAGCAGAAGCTCAATTGAGGATACAAGAAATAGGCACCGCGATTTTGTTGCTGCCATTGATGAGAAGATCACAAAAGTTGAGTATTCATTATATGAATCAGACCAATCGGGTGGTGAGGCACCTCGGCCTTGGGCGCATTTGGATGAAGGAGAACAAGATGAACTTGCATTATTTCTTTCGGGAATGCCAGCGACCGGAAATCCGCGATTAGTTGATACCAATTCAGTCAGTAATTGTTCAAAGAATGCACATGCTTTGTCTGGGTTGGGTGAAGCAAAGGAAGATAGATTAAATGCGCATCGTAGGGCAGCTAGTGCTAGTGCTGATATTGGTTCTTGGAAAATTGCAGTTTCTGATGATGCGCAGCAATGGAGTTCGTCCAGTGGTTCCTCCGGTCCTATGCCTAAGGTAGCAAGTTTATCGGCATTTCTTAGTTCGATGGGATCTGTACCCGTGTTGAAGTGGCCTAGGAATGGTTATAGAAAGCTGAATCATAAAGAACCCGATAATGCGCTACTTCCAATGACCGAATTGAAAAAG GGCAACAAGGCATCCTTTGAAAAAAGTCAGAGTTGTCTTGAAAGTTCTGATGAATCTTATGACAAGCAACTTTATGGATGGTATGGTGCTATTCAGAGACAGATTCGAAGATCTCAATACCAAATGCGATACAGTCAACCAGTTCGAATAACAGTTTCTATTGTTGTTCTCCTTTGCTTGATTG TTTTAATTGCGATTCGCGCTATGTAG
- the LOC112757896 gene encoding uncharacterized protein codes for MSCTNNDQQPQHSLAIPEDDLGVKRVRDLKKRKREEPVASGTLRIWNLEFIEEEDEEGEGAVEKRVWEWRKRLVEKMNGIELNLEGVKFKLDVSVPVSDDFEAMKKDWEQNLNVAEDDDPGKVANEDSGDLVSGLYCKIVVQFEKYRDFHDALRVLCGRSLQKVLACF; via the exons ATGAGTTGTACAAA cAACGACCAACAACCCCAACACTCCCTCGCGATTCCCGAGGACGACCTCGGCGTTAAGCGCGTGAGGGACCTCAAGAAGCGGAAGCGCGAGGAGCCTGTTGCTTCGGGGACTCTCAGGATCTGGAATCTGGAgttcattgaagaagaagatgaggaaGGCGAGGGTGCGGTTGAGAAGAGGGTTTGGGAGTGGAGGAAGAGGTTGGTGGAGAAGATGAACGGGATTGAGCTGAATCTTGAAGGGGTTAAGTTCAAGCTTGATGTTTCTGTTCCCGTTTCGGATGACTTTGAGGCAATGAAGAAAGATTGGGAACA GAATCTTAATGTTGCTGAGGACGATGATCCAGGTAAGGTTGCGAATGAAGACAGCGGAGACCTGGTTTCAGGCCTTTACTGTAAGATTGTGGTTCAGTTTGAAAAATATAGAGACTTCCATGATGCATTGAGAGTTCTATGTGGTCGCTCATTGCAAAAGGTATTAGCTTGTTTCTGA
- the LOC140173536 gene encoding mitogen-activated protein kinase kinase kinase 20-like translates to MSDLQWKKVEVLGAGSYGTVSLAILVDEQNRFHSFIAVKSSIPRLAFSLEKEEQIFKSLWEGESGGCQEIIECFGTEITVEHGHQFYNLFLEYAPYGSLADLIHKKPLPETEVSVYARMIVKGLSHIHRKGIVHCDLKPENILVFPSLDKEIANYQLKIADFGLSKTKEEKADVELWKSKPRGTPSYLSPEAFSGHIDAPMDIWALGCIVIEMLTGLPAWGESPLLIEELRYLVEHHELSPRKPQGIGFFCHDFLEKCFTKDPSKRWTADRVLDHPFLYITQFHSYYLATWL, encoded by the coding sequence ATGAGTGATTTACAATGGAAGAAGGTGGAGGTCTTGGGAGCGGGTTCTTATGGCACTGTTTCTCTTGCCATTCTTGTTGATGAACAAAATCGGTTTCACAGCTTCATTGCTGTAAAGAGCTCCATTCCTAGGTTGGCATTCTCACTGGAGAAAGAAGAACAGATTTTTAAATCACTTTGGGAAGGTGAAAGCGGTGGTTGCCAAGAAATTATTGAATGCTTTGGAACTGAGATCACCGTAGAGCACGGACATCAATTCTACAATCTTTTCTTGGAGTATGCTCCTTATGGTTCTTTGGCTGACTTGATCCACAAGAAACCTCTCCCCGAGACTGAGGTGAGTGTCTATGCACGCATGATTGTTAAAGGACTTTCACATATTCATCGCAAAGGAATCGTCCACTGTGACCTCAAGCCGGAAAACATTCTTGTGTTTCCTTCATTGGATAAAGAGATTGCAAACTATCAATTGAAGATTGCAGATTTTGGATTATCGAAAACCAAAGAGGAGAAAGCAGATGTTGAGTTGTGGAAGTCCAAGCCGAGAGGTACGCCGTCATACTTGTCGCCAGAAGCGTTTTCCGGTCATATTGATGCTCCGATGGATATATGGGCACTTGGTTGCATAGTGATTGAAATGCTCACTGGATTGCCTGCCTGGGGTGAGAGCCCTTTGCTTATTGAGGAGTTGAGGTACTTGGTTGAGCATCATGAACTATCACCCAGGAAGCCGCAGGGAATCGGTTTTTTCTGCCATGATTTTCTGGAAAAATGCTTTACCAAGGATCCTAGCAAGAGGTGGACTGCTGACAGGGTTCTTGATCATCCTTTTCTTTATATCACACAGTTTCATTCATATTATCTTGCAACTTGGCTATGA